In one Sphingomonas hankookensis genomic region, the following are encoded:
- a CDS encoding GNAT family N-acetyltransferase, producing MTPTLRDATVADAGLLVTIGTETFTDTFGHLYHPDDLAAFLAKFTVAAWEEELSDPRFHVVLAMAGDDAVGYAKLGPPSLPFEPTGKPIELRQFYLRRQAQGTGLAATLMEHMLAKARATGADELFLSVFIDNHRARRFYERYGFERVGTYAFMVGNHRDEDDVMRVAL from the coding sequence ATGACACCGACCCTGCGCGACGCGACGGTCGCCGATGCCGGACTGCTGGTGACGATCGGGACCGAGACGTTCACCGACACCTTCGGCCATCTCTATCATCCCGACGACCTTGCCGCCTTCCTCGCCAAGTTCACGGTGGCGGCATGGGAGGAGGAATTGTCCGACCCGCGCTTCCATGTCGTGCTGGCGATGGCGGGGGACGACGCGGTCGGCTATGCCAAGCTCGGTCCGCCGTCGCTGCCGTTCGAACCGACCGGAAAGCCGATCGAACTGCGCCAATTCTATCTGCGTAGGCAAGCGCAAGGCACCGGCCTCGCCGCGACGCTGATGGAGCATATGCTGGCCAAGGCGCGCGCGACCGGCGCCGACGAGCTGTTCCTGTCGGTGTTCATCGACAACCATCGCGCGCGGCGCTTCTACGAACGCTATGGGTTCGAACGGGTCGGTACCTACGCCTTCATGGTCGGCAACCACCGGGACGAGGATGACGTTATGCGGGTGGCGCTATGA
- the pgeF gene encoding peptidoglycan editing factor PgeF yields MTVEVLRSAALEGVAHGFLGRRGGVSTGVVAGLNTGLGSGDDPAAIAENRARAVQAVLPGAALCGLYQIHSASVVRVLTAFPDGERPQGDAMVTERPNILLGILTADCAPVLLADREAGVVGAAHAGWKGALAGVTDATIAQMEKLGARADRIAAAVGPCIARASYEVDMGFVERFCATDPENERFFAENRPGHARFDLEAYVVHRLAAAGVRRIEALGQDTYAQEDRFFSFRRATHRGEADYGRQLSVIGIAA; encoded by the coding sequence ATGACGGTGGAAGTGTTGCGCAGCGCTGCGCTGGAGGGGGTGGCGCACGGTTTTCTCGGGCGGCGCGGCGGGGTGTCGACCGGAGTCGTCGCCGGCCTCAACACTGGCCTTGGATCGGGCGACGATCCCGCCGCCATCGCCGAGAACCGCGCGCGCGCCGTTCAGGCGGTGCTGCCGGGGGCGGCACTGTGCGGGCTGTACCAGATTCATTCGGCCTCGGTCGTGCGCGTCCTGACCGCCTTTCCCGATGGGGAACGGCCGCAGGGCGACGCGATGGTCACCGAACGGCCGAACATCCTGCTCGGCATCCTGACCGCCGATTGCGCGCCGGTGCTGCTCGCCGACCGCGAGGCGGGGGTGGTCGGCGCGGCCCATGCCGGGTGGAAGGGGGCGCTGGCCGGGGTGACCGATGCGACCATCGCCCAGATGGAAAAGCTCGGCGCCCGTGCCGACCGCATCGCCGCCGCGGTGGGGCCCTGCATCGCGCGCGCGAGCTATGAGGTCGATATGGGCTTCGTCGAACGCTTCTGCGCGACCGATCCCGAGAATGAACGCTTCTTCGCGGAGAACCGCCCGGGCCATGCCCGGTTCGACCTTGAGGCCTATGTCGTCCACCGGCTGGCGGCGGCGGGCGTGCGGCGGATCGAGGCGCTGGGGCAGGACACCTATGCGCAGGAGGACCGCTTCTTCAGCTTCCGCCGCGCGACGCATCGCGGCGAAGCGGATTATGGGCGGCAGCTGTCGGTAATTGGGATCGCAGCGTAG
- a CDS encoding cystathionine gamma-synthase family protein produces the protein MTDETEADLTGVPPRRRPKPPVDTVGGRRLKPATLMMGHGYDPVLSEGSLKPPIFATSTYVFPNAAAGKRHFEGVTGKRPGGAEGLVYSRFNGPNQEILEDRLGVWEAAEDALVFSSGMSAIATLFLSMVQPGDTIIHSGPLYAATETLIGRVLGRFGVDYLDFPAGATQDEIEAVLRKAEGRVPLIYLESPANPTNALVDIEAVAAARDAVFGDTVEKPPIAIDNTFLGPLWQQPLQHGADLVVYSLTKYAGGHSDLVAGGVLGSKAHINTIRSMRNTIGTICDPNTAWMLLRSLETLELRMSRAGENAAKVCAFLKDHPKVERVGYLGFLKDDRQADIYRRHCTGGGSTFSLYLKGGEREAFAFLDALTIAKLAVSLGGTETLASHPAGMTHLSVPDARKVALGITDNLVRISIGVEDADDLIADFEQALAAI, from the coding sequence GTGACCGACGAAACCGAAGCCGACCTGACCGGCGTTCCCCCGCGCCGCCGCCCCAAGCCCCCGGTCGACACCGTCGGCGGGCGCCGGTTGAAGCCTGCGACGCTGATGATGGGCCATGGCTATGATCCGGTACTGTCCGAAGGCTCGCTCAAACCGCCGATCTTCGCGACCTCGACCTATGTCTTTCCCAATGCGGCGGCAGGCAAGCGGCATTTCGAGGGCGTGACCGGCAAGCGTCCCGGCGGGGCGGAGGGCCTCGTCTATTCGCGCTTCAACGGCCCGAACCAGGAAATCCTCGAAGACCGCCTCGGCGTCTGGGAAGCGGCGGAGGATGCGCTGGTCTTTTCCAGTGGCATGTCGGCGATCGCGACCCTGTTCCTGTCGATGGTCCAGCCGGGCGATACGATCATCCATTCCGGGCCGCTCTATGCCGCGACCGAAACGCTGATCGGCCGCGTGCTGGGCCGCTTCGGGGTCGACTATCTCGACTTTCCGGCGGGCGCGACGCAGGACGAGATCGAGGCGGTGCTGCGCAAGGCCGAGGGCCGCGTGCCGCTGATCTATCTCGAAAGTCCGGCCAACCCGACCAACGCGCTGGTCGATATCGAAGCGGTCGCCGCCGCGCGTGACGCGGTGTTCGGCGACACGGTCGAAAAGCCGCCGATCGCGATCGACAACACGTTTCTGGGGCCGCTATGGCAACAACCGCTGCAGCACGGCGCCGACCTCGTCGTCTATTCGCTGACCAAATATGCCGGCGGACATAGCGATCTGGTCGCCGGCGGCGTGCTGGGATCGAAGGCGCACATCAACACCATCCGGTCGATGCGCAACACCATCGGCACGATCTGCGACCCGAACACGGCGTGGATGCTGCTGCGCTCGCTGGAGACGCTGGAGTTGCGCATGAGCCGCGCGGGCGAGAATGCGGCGAAGGTCTGCGCGTTCCTGAAGGACCATCCCAAGGTCGAGCGGGTCGGCTATCTCGGCTTCCTGAAGGACGATCGCCAGGCCGACATCTATCGTCGTCACTGCACCGGCGGCGGGTCGACCTTCTCGCTGTACCTGAAGGGCGGCGAGCGCGAGGCGTTCGCGTTCCTCGACGCGCTGACCATCGCCAAACTGGCGGTGAGCCTCGGCGGGACCGAGACGCTGGCGAGCCATCCGGCGGGGATGACGCACCTGTCGGTGCCCGACGCGCGCAAGGTGGCGCTGGGGATTACCGACAATCTGGTGCGCATCTCGATCGGGGTCGAGGATGCCGATGATCTGATCGCCGATTTCGAACAGGCGCTGGCGGCGATCTGA
- the tgt gene encoding tRNA guanosine(34) transglycosylase Tgt has translation MAPRFAFTVTATSGRARTGTIAMQRGDIRTPAFMPVGTAATVKAMKPQDVRASGADILLGNTYHLMLRPSAERVARLGGLHKFMGWDRPILTDSGGYQVMSLSELTKRSEDGVEFKSHLDGTRHLMSPERSMEIQRLLGSDIVMAFDELVPTTSTREVQARAMERSMRWARRSRAGFDSGEEHSSRAALFGIQQGALDEKLRKSSADALIDIGFDGYAVGGLAVGEGQEAMFGVLDYAPQQLPVDKPRYLMGVGKPDDIVGAVERGIDMFDCVLPTRSGRTGQAFTRSGPINIRNAKFAEDLGPVDPDCACPVCHGHSRAYLHHLVRAGEILGAMLMTEHNLYFYQALMVDLRAAIASDTLAAFADDFRARYTAPKH, from the coding sequence ATGGCCCCGCGTTTCGCCTTTACCGTCACCGCCACGTCCGGCCGCGCCCGCACCGGCACCATCGCCATGCAGCGCGGCGACATCCGCACGCCTGCCTTCATGCCGGTCGGCACCGCCGCCACCGTGAAGGCGATGAAGCCGCAGGACGTGCGTGCGTCGGGCGCCGACATCCTGCTCGGCAACACCTATCACCTGATGCTGCGCCCCAGCGCGGAGCGGGTCGCGCGGCTGGGGGGCTTGCACAAGTTCATGGGCTGGGACCGCCCGATCCTGACCGACAGCGGCGGCTATCAGGTGATGAGCCTGTCCGAACTGACCAAACGGTCGGAGGACGGGGTCGAGTTCAAGAGCCACTTGGACGGCACCCGTCACCTGATGAGTCCCGAACGCTCGATGGAAATCCAGCGGTTGCTCGGCTCCGACATCGTCATGGCGTTCGACGAACTGGTCCCGACCACCTCGACCCGCGAGGTGCAGGCCCGCGCGATGGAACGATCGATGCGCTGGGCACGCCGCAGCCGGGCCGGGTTCGATTCGGGTGAGGAGCATTCCTCGCGCGCCGCGTTGTTCGGCATCCAGCAGGGGGCGCTCGACGAAAAACTGCGGAAAAGCTCCGCCGACGCGCTGATCGATATCGGCTTCGACGGCTATGCGGTCGGCGGCCTTGCCGTGGGCGAAGGGCAGGAGGCGATGTTCGGCGTGCTCGACTATGCGCCGCAGCAGCTGCCGGTGGACAAGCCCCGCTATCTGATGGGCGTGGGCAAGCCCGACGACATCGTCGGCGCGGTCGAACGCGGCATCGACATGTTCGACTGCGTGCTGCCGACCCGCTCGGGCCGCACCGGACAGGCGTTCACCCGTTCAGGCCCGATCAACATCCGCAACGCCAAATTTGCCGAGGATCTGGGGCCGGTCGACCCCGACTGCGCCTGCCCGGTCTGTCACGGCCACAGCCGCGCCTATCTCCACCATCTCGTCCGCGCGGGCGAGATTCTGGGGGCGATGCTGATGACCGAGCATAATCTCTATTTCTACCAGGCGCTGATGGTCGACCTGCGCGCCGCGATCGCGAGCGACACGCTGGCCGCCTTTGCCGACGATTTCCGGGCACGCTACACCGCCCCCAAGCATTGA
- a CDS encoding M16 family metallopeptidase has translation MRFGLALLISTALLAPAHAQQRPAPTAPAASPTVPPIAYTERTLANGLRVYAIRDTSSANVSVQVWYDVGSKDDPAGRSGFAHMFEHLMFKATRNLVPEQLDRLTEDVGGYNNASTADDYTNYYEVVPANHLQRLLFAEADRMATLVVDPKTFASEREVVKEELRSRILAQPYGKLFGLYAPMVSYSHHPYARPGIGSIEDLDAATIDDIRAFHATYYRPDNAVLVVAGNFDPAQLNRWVDQYFGTIAKPNRPIPRVSVDEPVRQQPVTKTVYEANTPLPAILISYPLPPANHPDQAALKVLDAILSGGDNSRLHQSLVYRDQIAQDVGVQLDAKQGPGTLSLYAILAGGKSVAEGEAALKREVASLIATPPTAAELAEAKNEITTAELLSRETAEGKASALAQGVIVERDPKAADKALAAIGRVTAADVQRVAKTWLPANRAATIRYLPDTAKPAGASSDTIAIANSVVTAPLAVPPGIAIHTPAPEGQRVLPPAPAAPVQVAIPVPVERRLPNGMRVVLVEKRGVPVVTAALVAGGGAVADPADRAGVGELTAGLLTQGTKTRSATEIARAVESLGGSIGSGAGWDSQNVTLTVGSGQVAPALGILADVARNPAFAQDEIDRLRTRTIDGVSVALTDPGQLSSLVADRAVFGGAPYGHPASGTPTTLKAITRADITSAYARAWQPEKATLVLVGDITPDAGMALATQLFGDWRSQPNATPAPVPQVAAPAPRVIVVDMPGAGQAGVVVARPGIARSNAAYFPAAVANATLGVGFSSRLNQEIRIKRGLAYGARSELDARRNGGAVGASTQTKNPSAPEVVKIITDEMRRMGAEPAPEAELATRKAVLTGNFGRTIERTSGIAGTIVTYVSDGVPLARIATFLPSIEAVGPAAVQQAAAKVMDPKAASIVVVGDAKQFLEPLRAAYPQLVVIPAASVDLSRADLGVK, from the coding sequence ATGCGTTTCGGCCTCGCGCTGCTGATCTCGACCGCCCTGCTTGCCCCGGCTCACGCGCAGCAGCGCCCCGCCCCGACGGCGCCCGCCGCCAGCCCGACCGTACCGCCGATCGCCTATACCGAACGCACGCTCGCCAACGGCCTGCGCGTCTATGCCATTCGCGACACGTCCAGCGCGAACGTGTCGGTGCAGGTGTGGTACGATGTCGGGTCGAAGGACGATCCCGCCGGCCGCTCGGGCTTTGCGCACATGTTCGAACATCTGATGTTCAAGGCGACGCGGAACCTGGTGCCCGAACAGCTCGACCGGCTGACCGAGGATGTCGGCGGGTACAACAACGCGTCGACCGCCGACGACTATACCAATTATTACGAGGTGGTGCCTGCCAACCACCTGCAGCGGCTGTTGTTCGCCGAGGCCGACCGGATGGCGACGCTGGTCGTCGATCCCAAGACCTTCGCGTCGGAACGCGAGGTGGTGAAGGAGGAACTGCGCAGCCGCATCCTCGCCCAACCCTATGGCAAGCTGTTCGGCCTCTATGCGCCGATGGTGTCGTATAGCCACCACCCCTATGCGCGGCCGGGCATCGGATCGATCGAGGATCTCGACGCGGCGACCATCGACGATATCCGCGCGTTTCACGCGACCTATTACCGGCCCGACAATGCCGTGCTGGTGGTCGCGGGCAATTTCGATCCCGCGCAGTTGAACCGCTGGGTCGACCAGTATTTCGGCACCATCGCCAAGCCCAACCGTCCGATCCCGCGGGTGAGCGTCGACGAACCGGTCCGCCAGCAGCCGGTGACGAAGACGGTCTATGAGGCGAACACCCCGCTGCCCGCGATACTCATCAGCTATCCGCTGCCGCCGGCCAATCATCCCGATCAGGCGGCGTTGAAGGTGCTCGACGCGATCCTGTCGGGCGGGGACAATTCGCGCCTGCACCAGAGCCTCGTCTATCGTGACCAGATCGCGCAGGATGTCGGCGTGCAACTCGATGCCAAGCAGGGACCGGGCACGCTGTCGCTCTACGCGATTCTTGCCGGCGGCAAATCGGTGGCCGAGGGCGAAGCGGCGCTGAAGCGCGAGGTCGCCAGCCTGATCGCGACGCCGCCGACGGCGGCCGAACTGGCCGAGGCCAAGAACGAGATCACCACCGCCGAACTGCTGTCGCGCGAGACGGCGGAAGGGAAAGCGTCGGCGCTGGCGCAGGGCGTGATCGTCGAGCGCGATCCGAAGGCCGCCGACAAGGCGCTGGCCGCGATCGGTCGCGTCACCGCCGCCGATGTCCAGCGCGTCGCGAAGACGTGGCTCCCCGCCAACCGCGCCGCGACGATCCGCTATCTGCCCGATACCGCCAAGCCGGCGGGGGCGAGCAGCGACACCATCGCCATCGCCAACAGCGTGGTCACCGCACCGCTCGCCGTGCCGCCGGGCATCGCGATCCATACCCCGGCACCCGAAGGCCAGCGCGTGCTGCCGCCCGCCCCGGCTGCGCCGGTACAGGTCGCGATTCCGGTGCCGGTCGAACGCCGCCTCCCCAACGGCATGCGCGTCGTGCTGGTCGAAAAGCGCGGGGTGCCGGTGGTGACCGCCGCCTTGGTCGCGGGCGGTGGCGCGGTCGCCGATCCCGCCGATCGTGCCGGCGTCGGCGAACTGACCGCCGGGCTGCTGACGCAGGGGACCAAGACCCGCTCGGCGACCGAGATCGCCCGCGCGGTCGAATCTTTGGGCGGCAGCATCGGCAGCGGTGCCGGATGGGATTCGCAGAACGTCACGCTGACCGTCGGGTCGGGACAGGTCGCGCCGGCGCTCGGCATCCTCGCCGATGTCGCGCGCAACCCGGCGTTCGCGCAGGACGAGATCGACCGGCTGCGCACCCGCACCATCGACGGGGTCAGCGTCGCGCTGACCGATCCGGGGCAGTTGTCGAGCCTCGTCGCCGACCGCGCGGTGTTCGGCGGCGCGCCCTATGGCCATCCCGCCAGCGGCACGCCGACCACGCTGAAGGCGATCACCCGCGCCGACATCACCAGCGCCTATGCCCGCGCATGGCAGCCCGAAAAGGCGACTCTGGTGCTGGTCGGCGACATCACCCCCGATGCCGGGATGGCGCTGGCGACGCAGCTGTTCGGCGACTGGCGCAGCCAGCCGAACGCAACGCCCGCGCCGGTGCCGCAGGTCGCCGCCCCCGCCCCCCGCGTCATCGTCGTCGACATGCCCGGTGCCGGACAGGCGGGCGTCGTCGTCGCGCGGCCGGGCATCGCGCGCAGCAACGCCGCCTATTTCCCCGCCGCCGTCGCCAACGCGACGCTGGGTGTCGGCTTCTCGTCGCGCCTGAACCAGGAAATCCGTATCAAGCGCGGCCTCGCCTACGGTGCCCGGTCGGAGCTGGATGCGCGGCGGAACGGGGGTGCGGTCGGCGCATCGACCCAGACCAAGAACCCGTCCGCGCCGGAGGTGGTCAAGATCATCACCGACGAGATGCGCCGCATGGGTGCCGAACCCGCGCCGGAAGCCGAACTGGCGACACGCAAGGCGGTGCTGACCGGCAATTTCGGCCGCACGATCGAACGGACTAGCGGCATCGCCGGTACGATCGTCACCTATGTGTCGGACGGAGTACCGCTGGCGCGCATCGCGACCTTCCTTCCCTCGATCGAGGCGGTCGGTCCGGCGGCGGTGCAGCAGGCGGCGGCCAAGGTCATGGACCCGAAGGCGGCGAGCATCGTCGTGGTCGGCGACGCGAAGCAGTTTCTCGAACCGCTCCGCGCCGCCTATCCGCAGCTGGTCGTGATCCCCGCCGCGTCGGTCGACCTCAGCCGCGCCGATCTGGGGGTGAAGTAG
- a CDS encoding cell wall hydrolase yields MAALPPINRRVRRIGGAALLLVGGAIAVRAGIAAREHRDPSAPPPPVATGYEADDHFPGAAQLLLDAPVRRGETGTAPLPALPANADAGDLGDASIRPARPFVLRGSQLDRARALRCLTTAVYYEAGNEPDAGQRAVAQVVLNRVRHPAFPATVCGVVFQGSNRPVCQFSFACDGAMARVPAPSVWLRSRRVAARALSGDVFAPVGLATHYHTYAVTPSWNRALVMTGVFGAHFFHRWKGWWGTPAAFTDRYIGMEPMPGPLRPLPPPPTLEAVPVPNVPLVPPTFVAPPTPVASATPVVEPKDTLPPESQVLDRWKDSGKPLR; encoded by the coding sequence ATGGCGGCCCTTCCCCCCATCAACCGGCGCGTGCGCAGGATCGGCGGCGCGGCCCTGCTGCTCGTCGGTGGGGCGATCGCCGTGCGGGCGGGGATCGCGGCGCGTGAGCATCGCGATCCGTCCGCGCCACCACCGCCGGTGGCGACCGGCTATGAGGCCGACGATCATTTCCCCGGCGCGGCGCAACTGTTGCTCGACGCCCCGGTCCGCCGGGGGGAGACCGGCACGGCGCCCCTGCCCGCGCTTCCCGCCAACGCGGATGCCGGCGACCTCGGCGACGCATCGATCCGCCCGGCCCGCCCGTTCGTATTGCGTGGTAGCCAGCTCGACCGCGCCCGCGCGCTGCGATGCCTGACCACTGCCGTCTATTACGAAGCAGGCAACGAACCCGATGCCGGGCAGCGGGCGGTGGCGCAGGTCGTGCTGAACCGCGTGCGCCATCCCGCCTTTCCGGCGACCGTGTGCGGCGTGGTGTTCCAGGGGTCGAACCGGCCGGTATGCCAGTTCAGCTTTGCGTGCGACGGGGCGATGGCCCGGGTGCCGGCACCGTCGGTCTGGCTGCGCTCGCGCCGGGTCGCCGCGCGTGCGCTGTCGGGCGACGTCTTCGCGCCCGTCGGGCTGGCGACGCATTACCATACCTATGCCGTCACCCCGTCGTGGAACCGGGCGCTGGTGATGACCGGCGTGTTCGGCGCGCATTTCTTCCACCGGTGGAAGGGGTGGTGGGGCACCCCCGCGGCGTTCACCGACCGCTATATCGGCATGGAGCCGATGCCGGGGCCACTACGCCCCCTGCCCCCGCCGCCGACGCTGGAGGCGGTGCCGGTCCCGAACGTCCCGCTGGTCCCGCCGACGTTCGTCGCGCCGCCGACGCCGGTGGCCAGCGCGACACCCGTGGTGGAGCCGAAGGATACGCTGCCACCGGAATCGCAGGTCCTCGACCGGTGGAAGGATTCGGGCAAGCCGTTGCGGTAG
- the gshB gene encoding glutathione synthase, whose amino-acid sequence MSLTVAVQMDPLAGINIAGDSTFALMLSAQARGHRLFHYAPEDLNQSGDRVWTQARPVTVQRVVGDHFAFGDAVSLDLGEQADVVLMRQDPPFDLGYITATHLLERISDRTLVVNDPASVRNAPEKLFVLDYQRFMPPTLITRSVDEARKFLNEHGSIVVKPLHGNGGKAIFKIDADAQNLSSLIEVFNTAYREPHMVQAFLSAVAKGDKRIVLVDGEVAGAVNRLPGAGEIRSNLAVGGTAAKTELTDKEREICAALGPELKRRGLIFVGIDVIGGEWLTEINVTSPTGIVAIEKFDGTDVAGMIWDAIEARVAER is encoded by the coding sequence ATGTCGCTGACCGTCGCCGTCCAGATGGACCCCCTTGCCGGCATCAACATCGCGGGCGATTCGACCTTTGCGCTGATGCTGTCAGCGCAGGCGCGCGGCCACCGGCTGTTCCATTATGCGCCCGAAGACCTCAACCAGTCGGGCGACCGGGTATGGACGCAGGCCCGGCCGGTGACGGTGCAGCGGGTGGTGGGCGATCACTTCGCGTTCGGCGACGCCGTCAGCCTCGATCTGGGCGAACAGGCCGATGTCGTGCTGATGCGGCAGGATCCGCCGTTCGACCTCGGCTACATTACTGCGACGCACCTGCTGGAGCGGATCAGCGACCGGACTTTGGTGGTCAACGACCCGGCATCGGTGCGTAACGCGCCCGAAAAGCTGTTCGTGCTCGATTACCAGCGCTTCATGCCGCCGACGCTCATCACCCGGTCGGTGGACGAGGCACGCAAGTTCCTGAACGAGCATGGCTCGATCGTGGTCAAGCCGCTCCACGGCAATGGCGGTAAGGCGATCTTCAAGATCGATGCCGATGCGCAGAACCTGTCCTCGCTGATCGAGGTCTTCAACACCGCCTATCGCGAACCGCATATGGTCCAGGCGTTCCTGTCGGCGGTGGCGAAGGGCGACAAGCGCATCGTGCTGGTCGATGGCGAGGTCGCGGGTGCGGTCAACCGGCTGCCGGGTGCCGGCGAGATCCGCTCCAACCTCGCGGTCGGCGGCACGGCGGCCAAGACCGAGTTGACGGACAAGGAACGCGAAATCTGCGCCGCGCTCGGGCCCGAACTGAAGCGGCGCGGGCTGATCTTCGTCGGGATCGACGTGATCGGCGGCGAATGGCTGACCGAGATCAACGTGACGTCGCCTACCGGCATCGTCGCGATCGAGAAGTTCGACGGAACCGATGTTGCCGGCATGATCTGGGACGCGATCGAGGCGCGGGTGGCGGAGCGGTAA
- a CDS encoding DedA family protein yields the protein MTTFILDAIARGGYIGIFLLMALENVIPPIPSEVIMGLGGMAVARGDMAMVPLLLWGTAGTTAGNYFWYAIGRRFGYLGLKPFVDRWGRWLTVEWEDVEKLHRFFRKHGGKTVFIFRFMPTFRTMISLPAGMACMPRWRFFLATFTGSIVWNAVLAYAGLWLGSNFQQLDHYVGPIAIAMSVAIVIGYVYRVITWKPRAQR from the coding sequence ATGACGACCTTCATCCTCGATGCGATCGCGCGCGGCGGCTATATCGGCATCTTCCTGCTGATGGCGCTGGAGAATGTGATCCCGCCGATCCCGTCGGAGGTCATCATGGGGCTGGGCGGCATGGCGGTCGCGCGCGGGGACATGGCGATGGTGCCGCTGCTGCTATGGGGCACCGCCGGCACGACCGCGGGCAATTATTTCTGGTACGCGATCGGGCGGCGCTTCGGCTATCTGGGGTTGAAGCCGTTCGTCGATCGCTGGGGCCGGTGGCTGACGGTCGAATGGGAGGATGTGGAAAAGCTGCACCGCTTCTTCCGCAAGCATGGCGGCAAGACGGTCTTCATCTTCCGCTTCATGCCGACGTTCCGCACGATGATCTCGCTACCCGCCGGCATGGCGTGCATGCCGCGCTGGCGCTTCTTCCTCGCAACCTTCACCGGCAGCATCGTGTGGAATGCGGTGCTGGCCTATGCCGGGCTGTGGCTGGGATCGAATTTCCAGCAGCTCGACCATTATGTCGGTCCCATCGCCATCGCGATGTCGGTCGCGATCGTGATCGGCTATGTCTACCGCGTCATCACGTGGAAGCCGCGCGCGCAGCGGTAA
- a CDS encoding phytase, giving the protein MRRLALVAALLGGCAVTPPPAATTAAVPVVPAAAETDPVDTAADAADDPSIWRNRRNPAASLVIGTDKKAGIHVYDLSGRRLSFTPAARLNNVDLREIDGRVIAAASDRADETQAHVALFTLDTVAKKLVPLGRYPVGTGEAYGMCLWTRKADKALFGFVVMKDGRIDQVSIDLAGATPVARTVRSMKVGTQAEGCVVDDRTGLLYVAEEDVGLWRFAADPAAPVDGTAIARVDAATLVADAEGLALAPAGRTGGYLVVSSQGDNAYTLYRLPDVTYAGRFRIGGGAIDGTSETDGIDLILGDFGPKFPKGLMVAQDGDNAPETQNFKYVSWTDVMKALRLR; this is encoded by the coding sequence ATGCGGCGTTTGGCTCTGGTTGCAGCGTTGCTCGGCGGGTGTGCGGTGACGCCCCCGCCGGCAGCGACCACCGCTGCCGTACCGGTCGTGCCGGCGGCCGCGGAGACCGATCCGGTCGATACCGCCGCCGATGCCGCCGACGATCCTTCCATCTGGCGTAACCGGCGCAATCCGGCGGCCAGCCTGGTGATCGGCACCGACAAGAAGGCCGGCATCCATGTGTACGACCTGTCGGGCAGGCGGCTGAGCTTCACGCCCGCCGCGCGGCTCAACAATGTCGACCTGCGCGAGATCGACGGCCGGGTGATCGCGGCGGCAAGCGACCGGGCGGACGAGACGCAGGCGCATGTCGCGCTGTTCACGCTCGACACGGTGGCGAAGAAGCTGGTGCCGCTGGGGCGCTATCCGGTCGGAACGGGTGAAGCCTATGGCATGTGCCTGTGGACCCGCAAGGCCGACAAGGCGCTGTTCGGCTTCGTCGTCATGAAGGACGGGCGGATCGATCAGGTGTCGATCGATCTGGCCGGCGCGACGCCGGTAGCGCGCACGGTACGGTCGATGAAGGTCGGGACGCAGGCGGAAGGCTGCGTGGTCGATGACCGGACCGGCCTGCTGTATGTCGCCGAAGAGGATGTCGGGCTGTGGCGCTTCGCCGCCGATCCCGCCGCTCCGGTCGACGGCACCGCGATCGCCAGGGTCGACGCTGCCACCCTGGTCGCCGATGCCGAAGGGCTGGCACTGGCCCCGGCCGGCCGGACCGGCGGCTATCTGGTGGTCAGCAGCCAGGGCGACAATGCCTATACGCTCTACCGTCTGCCGGACGTCACCTATGCCGGGCGCTTCCGCATCGGCGGCGGGGCGATCGACGGGACCAGCGAAACCGACGGGATCGATCTGATCCTCGGCGATTTCGGGCCGAAATTCCCCAAGGGGCTGATGGTCGCACAGGACGGCGACAACGCGCCGGAGACGCAGAATTTCAAGTACGTCTCATGGACCGATGTGATGAAGGCGCTGCGGCTTCGATAA